The DNA window CGGAAAGAAGCGGTGGGTAACTACCTGGTCTAGGAGAACCAAAATTCCCACTGCCCAAACATAATAACTGAACGCTCGCATGTTGCCTCGAGTAAGGACCGCAAGCATCACTTTAATAGCCAAATAGCCAAACACAGCGGCTGCCGCCATGCCTGCCAGGACCTGAATCCAGGGCACGGCTGAAACCGCGCCCGCCAGAGGGCCAGAAGATGCATCTTTAAGCTCCACCAAAGCTGCCCCCAGGATAGCCGGGGCCGAGAGCAGGAAGGAATAACGGGCCGCCGTCTCCCGATCCAGGCCCCGAAGGAGAGCGCCGGCAATGGTAAGTCCGGAGCGGGAAAGGGCGGGAAGGATAGCCAAGCCCTGCGCTGTCCCTACTACTGCAGCATCAAGGTAGGACATACGCCTGAGGCTCTTTCGGCCCCGGGGCAGCCCTTCCGCCCACCACAAAATGATACCGGTGATCAAGAACTCAATGCCTAGCGTCTGCCCGCTGGCAAACAGCTTGGAGATGACGTCCTTAAAAGCCAACCCTAATATACCCGTAGGTATGAGTCCAGCGATTAATAGCCAGGTCAGCCGGGAAAGCGGCCGGCGGAGAATCGCCAACCAGTCCCGGCTGAAGACGATTAACACCGCCACTAGCGTCCCCACATGCAGCATAACATCAAAGAACAACACCGCTTCGTGGACCCCAAAAATCCTCTGGGCCAAAACCAAGTGCCCGGAACTGGAAATCGGCAGGAATTCCGTCAATCCCTGGATCATTCCTAGGACTATGGCTTCGAAAAGGCTCATGT is part of the Clostridia bacterium genome and encodes:
- a CDS encoding undecaprenyl-diphosphate phosphatase; the encoded protein is MSLFEAIVLGMIQGLTEFLPISSSGHLVLAQRIFGVHEAVLFFDVMLHVGTLVAVLIVFSRDWLAILRRPLSRLTWLLIAGLIPTGILGLAFKDVISKLFASGQTLGIEFLITGIILWWAEGLPRGRKSLRRMSYLDAAVVGTAQGLAILPALSRSGLTIAGALLRGLDRETAARYSFLLSAPAILGAALVELKDASSGPLAGAVSAVPWIQVLAGMAAAAVFGYLAIKVMLAVLTRGNMRAFSYYVWAVGILVLLDQVVTHRFFPPLF